Proteins encoded in a region of the Sphingomonas japonica genome:
- a CDS encoding cell wall hydrolase → MIAVTPPARMPSPLAIVLALVAMLALAVPALVVAYGPRVTPVTEIAQAAQRSRQRVVPPSELPPVEPIEFVPVSRDDARLFNASIPFSTAPLLAAKPFAFTGDDASRARAVDCLAAAVLYEAGDDTADQKAVAQVVLNRVRHPAFPGTVCGVVFQGSERRTGCQFTFTCDGALGRRYSDAAWERARGTAAAAIGGSVDKRVGLSTHYHTDWVVPYWSSSLDKVSEVDTHLFFRWTGWWGTPPAFGRGNRGLEPLIASLSRISVAHAAAADGDAAGTIAVADLGSAELPGALPTDPNTFLVTLDKRLVPDQFAALAERTCGNRPYCKLMGWTDAALKPALLPAEPQAMNAMAFSYLRDRARGFEKALWNCDAFEREDAGQCMKRRAPIQLRAMPATPARMLPGGGLRAALGLDAPPKPAPPVLDGVRRKGEAAAPVPMIAPTPTPTPTP, encoded by the coding sequence ATGATCGCCGTCACGCCCCCTGCCCGAATGCCGTCGCCGCTGGCCATCGTGCTGGCGCTGGTGGCCATGCTTGCCCTGGCCGTGCCGGCGCTGGTCGTCGCGTACGGCCCCCGCGTCACTCCGGTCACCGAGATCGCGCAGGCGGCGCAGCGCAGCCGCCAGCGGGTGGTGCCGCCAAGCGAACTGCCGCCGGTCGAGCCGATCGAGTTCGTGCCGGTGTCACGCGACGATGCGCGGCTGTTCAATGCGTCGATCCCGTTTTCGACCGCCCCGCTGCTTGCCGCCAAGCCGTTCGCATTCACCGGCGACGATGCCAGCCGCGCGCGCGCGGTCGACTGCCTCGCCGCCGCGGTGCTGTACGAGGCAGGCGACGACACCGCCGACCAGAAGGCGGTGGCGCAGGTGGTGCTGAACCGCGTGCGCCATCCCGCCTTCCCCGGCACGGTGTGCGGCGTCGTATTCCAGGGATCGGAGCGGCGCACCGGCTGCCAGTTCACCTTTACCTGCGACGGTGCGCTGGGCCGGCGATATTCCGACGCGGCATGGGAGCGCGCGCGCGGCACCGCCGCCGCGGCCATTGGCGGCTCGGTCGACAAGCGGGTTGGCCTGTCGACGCATTATCATACCGACTGGGTGGTCCCCTATTGGAGCTCGAGCCTCGACAAGGTCAGCGAGGTCGATACGCATCTGTTCTTCCGCTGGACCGGCTGGTGGGGCACCCCGCCGGCGTTCGGCCGCGGCAACCGCGGATTGGAGCCGCTGATCGCGTCGCTGTCGCGAATTTCGGTGGCGCATGCCGCTGCCGCCGATGGAGACGCGGCAGGCACGATCGCGGTCGCCGACCTCGGCAGCGCCGAATTGCCAGGCGCGCTGCCGACCGATCCCAACACCTTTCTCGTCACGCTCGACAAGCGGCTTGTGCCCGACCAATTTGCGGCGCTGGCTGAACGAACGTGCGGCAACCGGCCCTATTGCAAGCTGATGGGATGGACCGACGCTGCGCTCAAGCCCGCGCTGCTTCCCGCCGAACCGCAGGCGATGAACGCGATGGCGTTCAGTTATCTGCGCGACCGTGCGCGCGGGTTCGAAAAGGCGCTGTGGAATTGCGATGCCTTCGAGCGCGAGGATGCCGGCCAGTGCATGAAGCGCCGCGCACCGATCCAGCTGCGCGCGATGCCGGCGACGCCGGCGCGGATGCTGCCGGGAGGCGGTCTGCGCGCGGCGCTGGGGCTCGACGCCCCGCCCAAGCCGGCGCCGCCGGTGCTGGACGGGGTGCGGCGAAAGGGCGAGGCTGCGGCGCCGGTGCCGATGATCGCGCCGACCCCGACACCTACCCCGACGCCGTAG
- a CDS encoding DUF885 domain-containing protein: MRNFGFLLGSLALIAGCSEEPSSPIANTALVQPSRADWDSFRDATLRRWFELDPGFAVYQGRHQYDGRLPDWSEEGLEAQGEFYKQTLHKARGYKALTGAQAFERDYLVKVVEGKLFWLEDADQPHRNPAYYVGAGLDPNVYVAREYADAATRMRAMTAFLRAIPQVTAQIRANLDQPLPASYVEYGVAAFGGFADYYGEEALAAFADVEDPAMQRELKRAAAPAATAMRQLRDWLGAKRDSATQDFAMGPERFARMLKATEAVDLPIEDLARIGQADLRRNQQILRAECAKFAPGAPIADCLAKVNAIKPEGGPVAAARAQIPELREFVVAQDLVSIPGTEQAMVRESPPYNRQNSAYIDIPGPYELGLPSIYYISPPDPAWSPQVQAAYIPGEPDLLFTTVHEVWPGHFLQFLHANRVESIVGRLFVGYANAEGWAHYAEEMMWEAGLRGDPATHIGQLSNALLRNCRYLSAIGLHAQGMTQAQSQAMFQEQCYQDEGNARQQAARGTYDPAYLNYTLGKLMIRKLRADWTASRGGRRGWKAFHDAFLSYGGPPIPLVRQAMLEEDEPRAVF, translated from the coding sequence ATGCGTAACTTCGGATTTTTGCTTGGATCGCTGGCGCTGATCGCCGGTTGTTCCGAGGAGCCTTCGAGCCCGATCGCCAACACCGCGCTGGTCCAGCCGAGCCGCGCCGACTGGGACAGTTTCCGCGACGCCACGCTGCGCCGCTGGTTCGAACTCGACCCCGGCTTCGCCGTCTATCAGGGGCGCCACCAATATGACGGGCGGCTTCCCGACTGGAGCGAGGAGGGGCTCGAGGCGCAGGGCGAGTTCTACAAGCAGACGCTGCACAAGGCGCGTGGCTACAAGGCGCTGACCGGCGCGCAGGCGTTCGAGCGCGATTATCTGGTCAAGGTGGTCGAAGGAAAGCTGTTCTGGCTGGAGGACGCCGATCAGCCGCATCGCAATCCGGCCTATTATGTCGGAGCAGGGCTCGACCCCAATGTCTATGTCGCCCGCGAATACGCCGATGCGGCGACGCGGATGCGCGCGATGACGGCGTTCCTGCGCGCGATTCCGCAAGTGACGGCGCAGATCCGCGCCAATCTCGATCAGCCGCTGCCCGCCAGCTATGTCGAGTATGGCGTCGCGGCGTTCGGCGGATTCGCCGACTATTATGGCGAGGAGGCTCTGGCTGCATTTGCCGACGTCGAGGACCCGGCGATGCAGCGCGAACTCAAGCGCGCCGCCGCACCGGCCGCCACCGCGATGCGCCAGCTGCGCGACTGGCTCGGAGCGAAGCGTGACAGCGCGACGCAGGACTTCGCGATGGGACCGGAACGGTTCGCACGGATGCTCAAGGCGACCGAGGCGGTCGATCTCCCGATTGAGGACCTCGCCCGGATCGGTCAGGCCGACCTGCGCCGCAACCAGCAGATCCTGCGCGCCGAATGCGCAAAGTTCGCACCCGGCGCGCCGATCGCCGATTGCCTGGCCAAGGTCAACGCGATCAAGCCCGAGGGCGGTCCCGTCGCCGCGGCGCGGGCGCAGATTCCCGAGCTGCGCGAATTCGTCGTCGCGCAGGACCTGGTCAGCATTCCGGGGACCGAACAGGCGATGGTGCGCGAAAGCCCGCCCTATAACCGCCAGAATTCCGCCTATATCGACATCCCCGGGCCGTACGAGCTCGGCCTGCCGTCGATCTATTACATCTCGCCGCCCGATCCTGCCTGGTCGCCCCAGGTGCAGGCGGCGTACATCCCCGGCGAGCCCGACCTGCTGTTCACTACCGTCCACGAAGTATGGCCGGGCCACTTCCTGCAATTTCTTCATGCCAACCGCGTCGAATCGATCGTCGGGCGGCTGTTCGTCGGCTATGCCAATGCCGAGGGCTGGGCGCATTATGCGGAGGAGATGATGTGGGAAGCCGGCCTGCGCGGCGATCCGGCGACGCATATCGGGCAATTGTCGAACGCGCTGCTGCGCAATTGCCGCTATCTGTCGGCGATCGGACTGCATGCGCAGGGCATGACGCAGGCGCAATCGCAGGCGATGTTCCAGGAGCAATGCTATCAGGACGAGGGCAATGCCCGCCAGCAGGCGGCGCGCGGCACCTATGATCCGGCCTATCTCAACTACACGCTCGGCAAGCTGATGATCCGCAAGCTGCGCGCCGACTGGACCGCCAGCCGCGGCGGGCGGCGCGGATGGAAGGCATTCCACGATGCTTTCCTGAGCTATGGCGGGCCACCGATCCCGCTGGTGCGCCAAGCGATGCTGGAGGAAGACGAACCGCGCGCGGTGTTCTGA
- a CDS encoding MFS transporter, with protein MAGAAPHPFSIHNFRAYWLARLSTTLAQMAMVIVIGWQVYDIARATMPIRDAAFQLGLIGVAQFLPLLALSLVAGWVADRVDRRWIARGAVALEAGCALTLAWLTYSDAITLPALFGIAALLGVARAFAGPSLQALAPNLVPVAVLPTAIALSSIAWQSGSVLGPAMGGYLYAAAPWLPYTVSGGLFAFAFVMLMLITPVARRTMTGPTNPFAQMIDGLHYVRRNRLVFGAISLDLFAVLLGGATAMLPVYARDILQVGADGLGHLRAAPALGAVAVALWFSFRPLTRNVGVKMLGAVAVFGVATIVFGLSAPIMLPLFGSAAIGSDFAPAVLVALGGLFGLGAADMVSVYIRQSLIQLHTPDEMRGRVGAVSTLFISGSNELGEAESGFLAALVGPVAAVVGGGIGAILVTILWARWFPELRRARSFDPPETLEFTSVADGAAKEKPA; from the coding sequence ATGGCCGGCGCTGCACCCCATCCCTTCTCGATCCACAATTTCCGCGCCTACTGGCTGGCGCGGCTGAGCACGACGCTGGCGCAGATGGCGATGGTCATCGTCATCGGCTGGCAAGTCTACGACATCGCCCGCGCGACGATGCCGATCCGCGACGCGGCATTCCAGCTCGGGCTCATCGGCGTGGCGCAATTCCTGCCGCTGCTGGCACTGTCGCTGGTCGCGGGCTGGGTCGCCGACCGCGTCGACCGGCGCTGGATCGCACGCGGAGCGGTCGCACTGGAGGCGGGATGCGCGCTGACGCTGGCGTGGCTGACCTATAGCGACGCGATCACCCTGCCCGCACTGTTCGGCATTGCCGCGCTGCTGGGCGTCGCGCGGGCATTCGCCGGTCCGTCGCTGCAGGCGCTGGCGCCCAATCTGGTCCCGGTGGCGGTGCTGCCGACCGCGATCGCGCTGAGTTCGATCGCGTGGCAGTCCGGATCCGTGCTCGGCCCGGCGATGGGCGGCTATCTCTACGCCGCCGCGCCGTGGCTGCCCTATACGGTGTCGGGAGGGCTGTTCGCCTTCGCCTTCGTGATGCTGATGCTCATCACGCCGGTGGCGCGGCGGACGATGACCGGGCCGACCAACCCCTTTGCGCAGATGATCGACGGGCTGCATTATGTCCGGCGCAATAGGCTGGTGTTCGGGGCGATCAGCCTCGACCTGTTCGCGGTGCTGCTGGGCGGTGCGACCGCGATGCTGCCGGTCTATGCACGCGATATCCTGCAGGTCGGCGCGGATGGGCTGGGACATTTGCGCGCCGCGCCGGCGCTGGGCGCGGTCGCGGTCGCCCTGTGGTTTTCGTTCCGGCCGCTCACCCGCAATGTCGGGGTCAAGATGCTCGGCGCGGTTGCCGTTTTCGGGGTCGCCACGATCGTCTTCGGCCTGTCGGCGCCGATCATGCTGCCGCTGTTCGGCAGCGCCGCGATCGGCAGCGATTTCGCCCCGGCGGTGCTGGTCGCACTGGGTGGGCTGTTCGGGCTGGGCGCGGCCGACATGGTTTCGGTCTATATCCGCCAGTCGCTGATTCAGTTGCACACCCCCGACGAGATGCGCGGCCGCGTCGGCGCGGTATCGACGCTGTTCATATCGGGGTCGAACGAGCTGGGCGAGGCCGAGTCCGGATTTCTCGCCGCGCTGGTCGGGCCAGTGGCGGCGGTTGTCGGCGGCGGCATCGGTGCCATATTGGTCACCATCCTGTGGGCCAGGTGGTTCCCCGAACTGCGCCGCGCGCGAAGCTTCGATCCGCCCGAGACCCTGGAATTCACCTCCGTCGCCGACGGTGCCGCCAAGGAGAAGCCAGCATGA
- a CDS encoding alpha/beta fold hydrolase, which yields MPYIKTRDGTDIYVKDWGDGRPVILIHGWPVSADMWDAQSMALADAGFRAIAYDRRGFGRSGQPWSGYDYDTLADDLADVMEATGATEDVTLVGFSMGGGEVARYMSRHDGKGVVAAALISSVVPYMLKTDDNPHGVPQETFNQITKGLTTDRAHFYRQTFLPQFLGVGYITSPVSDEILDITTSIAMMAGFKPTLACADSFAHTDFRPDLASFRVPTLIVHGTKDQTVPIDATGRAAAKGIAGAQLVEYDGEPHGLVITSSDRLTQDLLTFLGDPRERSFVAAKTSSDALIA from the coding sequence ATGCCCTATATCAAAACGCGCGACGGCACCGATATCTACGTCAAGGATTGGGGCGACGGCCGCCCGGTCATCCTGATCCACGGTTGGCCGGTATCGGCGGACATGTGGGATGCGCAGTCGATGGCGCTGGCCGATGCAGGATTCCGCGCAATCGCCTATGATCGCCGCGGCTTCGGCCGGTCCGGTCAGCCGTGGTCGGGCTATGACTACGACACGCTGGCCGACGATCTCGCCGATGTGATGGAAGCAACCGGCGCGACCGAGGACGTGACGTTGGTCGGCTTTTCGATGGGCGGCGGCGAAGTCGCCCGCTACATGTCGCGACACGATGGCAAAGGCGTGGTCGCCGCGGCGCTGATATCCTCGGTCGTGCCCTATATGCTGAAGACCGACGACAATCCCCACGGCGTGCCGCAGGAAACCTTCAACCAGATCACCAAAGGTCTCACGACGGATCGCGCGCATTTCTATCGCCAGACGTTCCTGCCGCAGTTCCTGGGCGTCGGATACATCACCAGCCCGGTCAGTGACGAGATTCTCGACATCACTACGTCCATCGCGATGATGGCTGGCTTCAAGCCTACGCTGGCCTGTGCCGACAGCTTTGCGCACACCGATTTCCGCCCGGATTTGGCATCGTTCCGGGTGCCGACCCTGATCGTGCACGGCACCAAGGACCAGACCGTACCGATCGATGCGACGGGCCGCGCAGCGGCGAAGGGTATCGCCGGCGCGCAACTGGTCGAATATGACGGCGAGCCGCATGGTCTGGTCATCACGTCGAGCGATCGGCTGACCCAGGACCTGCTGACCTTCCTGGGCGATCCCCGAGAGCGCAGCTTCGTGGCGGCGAAGACATCGTCCGACGCGCTGATCGCCTGA
- the hisI gene encoding phosphoribosyl-AMP cyclohydrolase: MSDPRETGLVLDPKYDAAGLVTAVVTDAATGEVLMLAHMNADALAATLATGEATFWSRSRARLWKKGETSGNILRVVEARIDCDQDAVWLIVEPAGPACHTGARSCFYRRIAPGGLAPVA, from the coding sequence ATGTCCGACCCCCGCGAAACCGGCCTCGTCCTCGACCCAAAATACGACGCCGCCGGACTGGTCACCGCCGTCGTTACCGACGCTGCGACCGGCGAGGTCCTGATGCTGGCACACATGAACGCCGACGCGCTCGCCGCGACGCTGGCCACGGGAGAGGCGACATTTTGGTCGCGCAGCCGCGCGCGCTTGTGGAAGAAGGGCGAAACCTCGGGCAACATCCTGCGCGTCGTCGAGGCGCGCATCGATTGCGATCAGGATGCGGTGTGGCTCATCGTCGAACCGGCCGGCCCCGCCTGCCATACCGGCGCGCGCAGTTGCTTCTATCGCCGCATCGCACCCGGCGGGCTGGCGCCGGTCGCGTGA
- the purF gene encoding amidophosphoribosyltransferase → MLTTHPFDDDKLREECGIFGVSGVEGAAAMVALGLHALQHRGQEAAGISSFDGQQFHTHRAMGHVAGNFDRDDIIRQLPGQVAAGHVRYSTTGETSLRNVQPLYADLASGGFAIAHNGNISNAMRLRRDLVRSGSIFQSTSDTETIIHLVAMSSYRTLLDKFIDALKQVEGAYSLICMTPEGMIACRDPLGIRPLVMGRLGDAVIFASETVALDVVGAEFERSIDPGELVIVKGGEVKSIRPFAPMSPRPCIFEYVYFSRPDSIAEDRSVYSVRKAIGAQLAIENPVDADLVVPVPDSGTPAAIGYAQQSGIPFELGIIRSHYVGRTFIQPGDKVRHLGVKLKHNANRALIEGKRVILIDDSIVRGTTSLKIVQMMREAGAAEVHMRIASPPTRHSCFYGVDTPERAKLLAAKLDIGGMTDFIHADSLAFVSIDGLYKALGEARRADVRPRYCDACFTGDYPTPLTDQDESAPVDQFAMLEERVS, encoded by the coding sequence ATGCTGACCACACATCCCTTCGATGACGACAAGCTGCGCGAGGAGTGCGGCATCTTCGGCGTATCCGGCGTCGAGGGTGCGGCGGCGATGGTCGCGCTCGGCCTCCACGCACTGCAGCATCGCGGTCAGGAAGCGGCGGGTATCTCGTCGTTCGACGGGCAGCAGTTCCACACCCACCGCGCGATGGGGCACGTCGCGGGCAATTTCGACCGCGACGACATCATCCGGCAACTGCCCGGACAGGTCGCTGCGGGGCATGTCCGCTATTCGACCACCGGCGAGACCTCGCTGCGCAATGTCCAGCCGCTCTATGCCGACCTGGCCAGCGGCGGCTTTGCGATCGCGCATAACGGCAATATCTCGAACGCCATGCGGCTGCGGCGCGATCTGGTGCGGTCGGGATCGATCTTCCAGTCGACCAGCGATACCGAGACGATCATCCATCTGGTTGCGATGTCGAGCTATCGTACGCTGCTCGACAAGTTCATCGACGCGTTGAAGCAGGTCGAGGGCGCCTATTCGCTGATCTGCATGACGCCCGAAGGCATGATCGCCTGCCGCGATCCGCTCGGCATCCGGCCGCTGGTGATGGGGCGGCTGGGGGATGCGGTGATCTTCGCATCGGAGACGGTTGCGCTCGACGTGGTCGGCGCCGAATTCGAACGCTCGATCGATCCGGGCGAACTGGTCATCGTCAAGGGCGGCGAGGTCAAGTCGATCCGCCCATTCGCGCCGATGTCGCCGCGCCCCTGCATCTTCGAATATGTCTATTTCTCGCGTCCCGACTCGATCGCCGAGGACCGCTCGGTCTATTCGGTGCGCAAGGCGATCGGCGCACAGCTGGCGATCGAGAACCCGGTCGATGCCGACCTGGTCGTGCCGGTTCCCGATTCGGGCACGCCGGCGGCGATCGGCTATGCCCAGCAATCGGGGATCCCGTTCGAACTCGGCATCATCCGCTCGCACTATGTCGGGCGCACCTTCATCCAGCCGGGCGACAAGGTCCGGCACCTCGGCGTCAAGCTGAAGCACAACGCCAACCGCGCGCTGATCGAGGGCAAGCGCGTGATCCTGATCGACGATTCGATCGTGCGCGGCACCACCAGCCTCAAGATCGTGCAGATGATGCGCGAGGCGGGCGCCGCGGAGGTGCACATGCGCATCGCCTCGCCGCCGACGCGGCACAGCTGCTTCTACGGTGTCGATACGCCCGAACGCGCCAAGCTGCTCGCCGCCAAGCTCGATATCGGCGGGATGACCGACTTCATCCATGCCGACAGCCTGGCGTTCGTATCGATCGACGGGCTGTACAAGGCGCTGGGCGAGGCCAGGCGCGCCGACGTTCGCCCGCGCTATTGCGACGCGTGCTTTACCGGCGACTACCCCACGCCGCTGACCGACCAGGACGAAAGCGCCCCGGTCGACCAGTTCGCCATGCTCGAAGAGCGGGTGAGCTGA
- a CDS encoding MerR family transcriptional regulator, which translates to MASLPQIALAPIDPRPDRDAFSISDLCSEFGVTARALRFYEDEGLIAPHRRGTARIYSHRDRARLAWILRGKRVGFSLGEIREMIDLYDIGDDRQVQRQVTIEKCRARVALLESQKRDIDAAIDELSEFLAIVESGDTPSKH; encoded by the coding sequence ATGGCCAGCCTGCCCCAGATCGCCCTCGCCCCGATCGATCCGCGTCCCGATCGCGACGCCTTTTCGATCTCCGACTTGTGCAGCGAATTCGGCGTCACCGCCCGCGCGCTGCGCTTCTACGAGGACGAGGGACTGATTGCGCCGCATCGCCGCGGCACCGCGCGGATCTATTCGCACCGCGACCGCGCCCGGCTCGCCTGGATCCTGCGCGGCAAGCGCGTCGGCTTCTCGCTCGGCGAAATTCGCGAGATGATCGACCTCTACGACATTGGCGACGACCGCCAGGTCCAGCGCCAGGTGACGATCGAGAAATGCCGCGCTCGGGTCGCGCTGCTCGAATCGCAGAAGCGCGACATCGACGCGGCGATCGACGAGCTGAGTGAATTCCTCGCCATCGTCGAATCCGGCGACACCCCGTCCAAGCACTGA
- the cysK gene encoding cysteine synthase A, producing MKANTILETIGNTPHIRVARLFPDAEVWIKSERSNPGGSIKDRIALAMIEAAEASGDLKPGGTIIEPTSGNTGVGLAMVAAVKGYKLVLVMPESMSIERRRLMLAYGASFDLTPREKGMKGAIERAIELVGQTPGAWMPQQFDNPANVDVHVRTTAQEILADFKDAPIDAIITGVGTGGHITGVAEMLKQHWPDLKVFAVEPELSPVISGGAPGPHPIQGIGAGFVPGNLHTQAIDGAIQVSADAAKEMARQAASKEGMLVGISSGATLAAIAAKLPELPAGSRVLGFNYDTGERYLSVPDFLPEA from the coding sequence ATGAAGGCCAACACGATCCTCGAGACGATCGGCAACACGCCCCACATCCGCGTCGCGCGGCTGTTCCCGGATGCGGAAGTGTGGATCAAGTCGGAGCGGTCGAACCCAGGCGGGTCGATCAAGGACCGCATCGCGCTGGCGATGATCGAGGCGGCCGAGGCGTCGGGCGACCTTAAGCCCGGCGGCACGATCATCGAGCCGACCAGCGGCAATACCGGCGTCGGGTTGGCGATGGTCGCGGCGGTCAAGGGCTACAAGCTGGTGCTGGTCATGCCCGAGAGCATGTCGATCGAGCGCCGCCGCCTGATGCTGGCCTATGGCGCCAGCTTCGACCTTACCCCGCGCGAAAAGGGCATGAAGGGCGCAATCGAGCGTGCGATCGAGCTGGTCGGACAGACCCCAGGCGCGTGGATGCCGCAGCAGTTCGACAATCCCGCCAATGTCGATGTGCATGTGCGCACCACCGCGCAGGAAATCCTCGCCGACTTCAAGGACGCGCCGATCGATGCGATCATCACCGGGGTCGGTACCGGCGGGCACATCACCGGCGTTGCCGAGATGCTCAAGCAGCACTGGCCCGACCTCAAGGTGTTCGCGGTCGAACCCGAATTGTCGCCGGTGATCTCTGGCGGCGCCCCCGGACCCCACCCGATCCAGGGCATCGGCGCAGGCTTCGTCCCCGGCAATCTCCATACGCAGGCGATCGACGGTGCGATCCAGGTGTCGGCGGATGCCGCCAAGGAAATGGCACGGCAGGCGGCCAGCAAGGAAGGCATGCTGGTCGGCATCTCGTCGGGAGCGACGCTGGCGGCGATCGCCGCCAAGCTGCCCGAACTGCCCGCGGGATCGCGCGTGCTGGGGTTCAATTACGACACCGGCGAGCGCTATCTGTCGGTTCCGGACTTCCTGCCCGAAGCCTGA
- a CDS encoding DUF7218 family protein, translated as MAKDHGPSIKDDKLYEDLRRQGESKEKAARIANARAAGTLDPESARLEDRSKQELYDEARKIGIECRSKMTKGELVEAIRGHK; from the coding sequence ATGGCGAAGGACCACGGCCCGTCGATCAAGGACGACAAGCTTTACGAGGATTTGCGCAGACAGGGCGAATCGAAGGAAAAGGCTGCGCGTATCGCCAATGCCAGGGCGGCCGGGACGCTCGATCCCGAATCGGCCAGGCTCGAGGACCGCAGCAAGCAGGAGCTTTACGACGAGGCCAGGAAGATCGGGATCGAATGCCGGTCGAAAATGACCAAGGGCGAACTGGTCGAGGCGATCCGCGGGCATAAATAG
- a CDS encoding acyl-CoA dehydrogenase C-terminal domain-containing protein: MPSYTPPVRDTRFVLDHVVGLDRYSNRPGFTAASADVVTAVLEEGGKFVAEVLFPINHSGDQQGCTRHADGSVTTPDGFKDAYDRFVESGWATLSAPEQFGGQGMPHVVATAFEEYMISSNMAFAMYPGLTHGAIAALLAKGSQEQKEKYVPRMVSGEWGGTMNLTEPQCGTDLGLIKTRAEPGGDGSYAITGTKIFISSGEHDLTSNIIHLVLAKTPGAPDSSKGISLFVVPKYLVGDDGSLGARNAVTCGSIEHKMGIHANSTCVMNYDGATGWLVGEENKGLAAMFIMMNAARLGVGLQGLGVAEVAYQNAVIYAGDRRQGRALTGPAQPGEKADTLFVHPDVRRMLMEGKALTEGLRALCLWGALQVDLSHHAEDEAERQLADDLISLLTPVIKGYGTDKGYDIATNAQQVYGGHGYIAEWGMEQYVRDARIAMIYEGTNGVQAMDLVGRKLAQNGGRAIQALFKLVGDEIAVASSADATRDFALRLDRALKDLQAATMWFMANGMQNPNHVGAGAHSYMHLMGIVATGLMWLRMLTAAQAQLAAGEGDAKFLEAKTITARFFAERILPDAGALRRKIEGGSDSLMALEPEMFAAA, from the coding sequence ATGCCCAGCTATACGCCCCCGGTCCGCGATACGCGCTTCGTGCTCGACCATGTCGTCGGGCTCGACCGCTATTCGAACCGGCCCGGCTTCACCGCCGCCAGCGCCGACGTCGTGACTGCGGTGCTGGAAGAAGGCGGGAAGTTCGTCGCCGAGGTGCTGTTCCCGATCAATCATTCGGGGGACCAGCAGGGCTGCACCCGCCATGCCGACGGCAGCGTGACCACGCCCGACGGGTTCAAGGATGCGTACGACCGCTTCGTCGAAAGCGGCTGGGCGACGCTGTCCGCGCCGGAGCAATTTGGCGGGCAGGGGATGCCGCATGTCGTCGCCACCGCGTTCGAGGAGTATATGATTTCGTCGAACATGGCGTTCGCGATGTATCCCGGCCTAACCCACGGCGCGATCGCGGCGCTGCTGGCAAAGGGGTCGCAGGAGCAGAAGGAGAAGTACGTCCCCCGCATGGTGTCGGGCGAATGGGGCGGCACGATGAACCTGACCGAGCCGCAGTGCGGCACCGATCTTGGCCTCATCAAGACACGGGCCGAGCCAGGCGGTGACGGCAGCTATGCGATCACCGGGACCAAGATCTTCATTTCGTCGGGCGAGCATGACCTGACATCGAACATCATCCACCTCGTGCTGGCCAAGACCCCGGGCGCGCCTGACAGTTCGAAGGGCATTTCGCTGTTCGTGGTGCCCAAATATCTGGTCGGGGACGACGGGTCGCTCGGCGCGCGCAACGCGGTCACCTGCGGCTCGATCGAGCACAAGATGGGCATCCACGCCAATTCGACTTGCGTGATGAACTATGACGGCGCCACCGGCTGGCTGGTCGGCGAAGAGAATAAGGGACTGGCGGCGATGTTCATCATGATGAACGCTGCGCGCCTGGGTGTCGGCCTGCAGGGGCTCGGCGTCGCGGAAGTCGCCTATCAGAACGCAGTTATCTACGCCGGCGACCGCCGTCAGGGGCGGGCGCTCACCGGACCGGCGCAGCCGGGCGAAAAGGCCGATACGCTGTTCGTCCATCCCGACGTCCGCCGCATGCTGATGGAGGGCAAGGCGCTGACCGAAGGGCTGCGCGCGCTGTGCCTGTGGGGGGCGCTGCAGGTCGATCTGTCGCACCATGCCGAGGATGAGGCCGAGCGCCAGCTGGCCGACGACCTGATCTCGCTGCTCACTCCCGTGATCAAGGGCTATGGCACCGACAAGGGCTATGACATCGCCACCAATGCGCAGCAGGTTTATGGCGGGCATGGCTACATCGCCGAATGGGGGATGGAGCAATATGTCCGCGATGCCCGGATCGCGATGATCTACGAAGGCACCAACGGCGTCCAGGCGATGGACCTGGTCGGACGCAAGCTGGCCCAGAATGGCGGCCGGGCGATCCAGGCGCTGTTCAAGCTGGTCGGCGACGAGATCGCCGTCGCAAGCAGCGCCGATGCCACCCGCGACTTCGCGCTGCGGCTCGATCGTGCGCTCAAGGACCTGCAGGCGGCAACGATGTGGTTCATGGCCAACGGGATGCAGAATCCCAACCATGTCGGCGCAGGGGCGCATTCGTACATGCACCTGATGGGCATCGTCGCCACCGGCCTGATGTGGCTGCGCATGCTGACCGCGGCGCAGGCGCAGCTCGCCGCGGGGGAGGGCGACGCCAAGTTCCTCGAGGCCAAGACGATCACCGCCCGCTTCTTCGCCGAGCGCATCCTGCCCGATGCCGGAGCGCTGCGCCGCAAGATCGAAGGAGGCAGCGACTCGCTAATGGCTCTGGAGCCGGAGATGTTCGCCGCGGCGTGA